In a genomic window of bacterium:
- a CDS encoding T9SS type A sorting domain-containing protein, translating into AQVLVGSNFIYGDIPHFGTFILIGEGIPAGFDGVVVYPNPFKPSRGDENIVFEGLPEDTQIRIYDISGSLVKEEEHKRATWIWDVRDNYGKKIDSGIYIYVLTTGDGKKKTGKIAIIR; encoded by the coding sequence GGGCACAGGTCTTAGTTGGAAGTAATTTTATCTATGGGGACATACCGCATTTTGGGACATTTATCTTGATTGGGGAAGGGATACCTGCGGGTTTTGATGGGGTTGTGGTCTATCCGAATCCGTTCAAGCCCAGCCGCGGGGATGAAAATATCGTTTTTGAAGGGTTACCAGAGGATACCCAAATTCGCATCTACGACATCTCAGGCAGTTTAGTCAAAGAAGAAGAACACAAACGCGCCACCTGGATTTGGGATGTTCGGGATAATTATGGGAAGAAGATAGATAGTGGGATATACATCTATGTGCTTACCACTGGCGATGGGAAGAAGAAGACAGGCAAGATTGCGATTATCAGGTAA
- a CDS encoding oligosaccharide flippase family protein translates to MAKFSLSDKVAIVVLSNVISGVSGLVLSMILVRILSMSDYGTYKQIMLISTIVTVIFSLGIPRSIAYFIPRVKIERAGFVIQSIIILSLLGLTSSCILWCLSKNIGDYFNNPDLSKLLKILSIYLFFTFPAAYFNYLLLAVDRQKLSAGLSIVNTIIAFIVIIPLFLGYGLAGLIGWMVVFGSISCGLMLFYTVYLMKGWEFNWNRQLLRSQLKYTLPRGFADIVGGLGVMVDKIVISIFFSVQEYAIYAVGTSKIGLLEMLFSPVGNVLMPKFSELHHQYQNEELIQLWHKYISKIALIILPIGVFLFTMGEKIITLLFTKNYIESTNILRIYLCTVPARMLLYGEVLEGIGQTKFIFTGAVLFFILNIILNLLFVQIMGFIGPAIGILLSVYLTIFFFLFIIKHSLKIPFVGILPWRNLINIFIVASGCSFLIYPITFFNYPDLFTLLMAGLVFISVYIILIFKVGIITSDDIEFIKRWLNLKDIVVSKDERNQIKR, encoded by the coding sequence ATGGCAAAATTTTCTCTTTCAGATAAAGTCGCAATAGTTGTCTTATCCAATGTTATTAGTGGAGTATCTGGATTAGTTCTGAGTATGATACTTGTCAGAATATTATCTATGTCTGACTACGGCACTTATAAACAGATAATGCTTATTTCGACAATAGTTACAGTTATTTTCTCATTAGGTATTCCACGAAGTATCGCTTATTTTATTCCGAGAGTAAAAATTGAACGAGCAGGATTTGTCATTCAATCAATTATCATTTTATCACTGTTGGGATTGACTTCTTCTTGTATCCTCTGGTGTCTTTCTAAAAATATCGGAGATTATTTTAATAACCCTGATTTATCAAAATTACTAAAGATACTGAGCATATATCTATTTTTTACTTTCCCGGCGGCGTATTTTAACTATTTATTACTTGCGGTAGATAGACAAAAATTATCTGCTGGTTTATCGATAGTAAATACTATCATTGCATTTATAGTTATCATTCCTTTATTTTTAGGTTATGGATTAGCCGGGCTAATTGGCTGGATGGTAGTATTTGGCAGTATCTCCTGCGGTTTAATGCTTTTCTACACCGTATATTTAATGAAGGGATGGGAATTTAATTGGAATCGTCAATTACTCCGTTCCCAATTGAAATATACTCTCCCACGAGGTTTTGCTGATATTGTGGGCGGATTAGGGGTAATGGTCGATAAGATTGTAATTTCTATATTCTTCTCGGTTCAAGAATATGCTATCTACGCGGTTGGGACATCGAAGATAGGATTGCTCGAGATGCTATTTTCGCCGGTAGGAAATGTCTTAATGCCAAAATTTAGTGAACTGCATCACCAATATCAGAATGAAGAATTGATTCAACTCTGGCATAAATATATAAGCAAAATAGCCTTAATTATACTGCCGATAGGTGTATTTTTATTTACAATGGGTGAGAAAATTATAACTTTGCTGTTCACAAAAAATTATATTGAAAGCACCAATATCTTGAGAATTTATTTATGTACAGTACCGGCAAGAATGCTTCTTTATGGTGAGGTTCTTGAGGGGATAGGTCAAACTAAATTTATCTTTACCGGTGCCGTCCTATTTTTTATTTTAAATATTATCCTTAACCTTTTGTTCGTCCAGATTATGGGTTTTATAGGTCCGGCAATCGGTATCTTGTTATCTGTATATCTCACGATATTCTTTTTTCTTTTTATCATAAAACACTCATTAAAAATTCCTTTTGTCGGTATTCTTCCCTGGAGAAATCTTATTAATATCTTTATAGTTGCTTCAGGTTGTAGTTTCTTAATTTATCCTATTACCTTTTTTAACTATCCAGATTTATTCACTCTTTTAATGGCGGGATTGGTGTTTATATCGGTTTATATTATTTTGATATTTAAGGTAGGTATAATTACTTCTGATGATATTGAATTTATAAAGAGATGGTTAAATCTTAAGGATATAGTCGTGTCAAAGGACGAAAGAAACCAAATAAAAAGGTAA